The sequence below is a genomic window from Nicotiana tomentosiformis chromosome 6, ASM39032v3, whole genome shotgun sequence.
TAAGATAAGAAAACCGCCGGTGGTGCCACATCAGCAACACCACCAGCTACCACCTCAAGCTCCGCCACAACCGCCAGTTATAATATACACCGTGTCCCCTAAGGTAATCCATGCAAACCCTAGTGAGTTCATGACATTAGTCCAAAGACTCACTGGACCGGGACCAGATTCCTCGTCCTCATTTTCCTCCTCGTCCTCTTCATTCCCTTTTCAACAAAATATGAATATCGGTGCGATATCTCCAGCAGCTAGGTTTGCTTCGATAGAGAAAACAAGAACCCTAGAAGGGAAAAAACCACAAATTTGTGACATTGAAATGGTTGAAGGGATAGAGACAAATAGAGAAGTCGAAAGAAGTAGTGGACTTTTTCCAGGTATTTTATCTCCAAATCCAGCTTCTCTTCCACCTATACCATCAAATTTCTTCTCACCACTATCTGATCCAAATCCTCTTGGATTTTTCAATGATTTAAGTCCTGTATTACACAGTAACAGGAATTATTTTGGACATAGTTACTTGTCTAGCCCTTCAAATTTTATTTCACCTAGAATAATTCTGTCTCCAGGTACTCCATCTTTAGACCTTTTCAGTAACCTCTTTGATATTTAACAATATATTGAGAAAGAAACACAAATATGGAGACTTCTGCTCGAATGTCACATTTCAAGTCTATGGAGTTCCAATTATTGTAAAGGGTGACATTCACTGGGAAGACTTCTCATTGGTAGGAagttctttatctttttttttcctcACGAAAATTGAGGAGAAGCACTCTTGGGTCATATATAGAATTTCTATTTCTCCGTTGTGATACACGTAACACATATTAGTGTCTTTGATACCAACATTGTTTTTGGTAATATAATTTTTGGCTTGTAATTTCTCAACACAACATCCGTAATCTATTAAATTCACCTCCTTGTTTCCTTGCGATTATATCGGAATATATTGTAGGGTGCTTTTCAAAATTGgaataaagtaaaaaatgaagACAAAGTCTTTGGCAGTTTGGATTATCGATATGACAAattaaatttatttctttttgagattttgacttaagcttaaaataaataaataaaagaatcaAAAAGCGAAAAGTTTGTTGGCCAGCTTAGCTAAAAAAATGATGTTTGATATTTGTGGGCTGGCAAAAGATAGATTCATCTACTTCGCTTTTTAGTCGAATTCCTAGGAAACATATTGTATACAATAATAACGCAAGTACGCAGCTTTGAAGAGACTTCTATTTGACATAATAATTATTTACTGAGTCAAACGTGTAAAACTGAAACAAAAACATCGTTTTATGGGATACATGTAATGGCTTTGTTAAGCAGTATGCATTAAATTCGATTTATAAATAGATTAGTTTTATTTCAGAATTTGTTTTCACTTATATGTTCTATCTTTGGTATGAAATGATAAGCAACAGTAACTTTTCTCAATTATCCCGCGAGGGTTATGTGGGCTATGTAGATCCGGCCCATTTTTCTACAAAGATCCACTCAACTTGCCAAGTTTTTTAGCCCATGTAAACATGAAGCCCAAGCTAATTCTAGTCCAAAAGATTGAACAGCTTTAGATTAATTGCAGACCAGCAAATATTATCCGAAATAGTTCCATATTAAACATTTTTATTCAGCtgtatcactactagaaatccggtaaaaatcgaccaaaaaaaccgaccaaaaaaaccgaccaacgttggtcggtaatggcaaaaaaccgatcaaaacgcgatcatttacgtgtggacggtatttttgtggtcggaaaggcataccgaccaactttggccggtcaattaaattcaaaaaaaaaaaatgcaaaaaaaaagaccaaaattggtcggtattttaattatgtaataaaaaaattcaccatctgggaatcgaaccgggatCTGTAATGTGGcatgatactattctaccactagatcattggtacattttgttttaagactgtcttttatttgatttatactctttaattgtattttcgcacgaaaataaccgaccaaagttggtcagttttattaaaaagtaaaattaccgaccaaagttggtcgatttttttaaatgaccggccgaattaaccgaccaattttggtcatttttttaatattaatttttatttattttaattgaaaaatcgaccaaagttgatcggtttcttgaaaaataaattttgcgggactcaaaaatagtttcttgCATTTTTTCGCCAAAggaaaccgaccaaagttggtcggtttcgtaaaataaaatattttgaaaaaccgaccaactttagtcggtcttttggtcgattttttgtccgaccaaagttgatcggtcgaCCTTGGTTAATTTTTgacgaatttctagtagtgtgttTCAACGTCAAACAAACTTCCTTTTGAGTTCTTTCTTTACATATTCTAATTATCGAAAAATAATCGAGGTTTGTTTGAACTATGGCATAGTATCATATATATTAGAGTGTAACATCATACAAACTACTTTAGGAAGGCGCGTATCTAGCACTATATCTTCAACTGAACCGATAACTTTCGAGGCAGGGTATGAATTTATGGAtaaaaaattattgaaattgTAAGAAATAGtgaatatgaacccataactttgaAAATATGat
It includes:
- the LOC104090956 gene encoding protein MKS1-like — translated: MDPPEHPAGKSPKRELQGPRPTPLKVRKDSHKIRKPPVVPHQQHHQLPPQAPPQPPVIIYTVSPKVIHANPSEFMTLVQRLTGPGPDSSSSFSSSSSSFPFQQNMNIGAISPAARFASIEKTRTLEGKKPQICDIEMVEGIETNREVERSSGLFPGILSPNPASLPPIPSNFFSPLSDPNPLGFFNDLSPVLHSNRNYFGHSYLSSPSNFISPRIILSPGTPSLDLFSNLFDI